From a single Rutidosis leptorrhynchoides isolate AG116_Rl617_1_P2 chromosome 5, CSIRO_AGI_Rlap_v1, whole genome shotgun sequence genomic region:
- the LOC139848780 gene encoding uncharacterized protein, translated as MDAFIGRSFFTRTFSNNNHGRGRRNNNHYSFSTGQGRRAPHCQLCRTNGHYASVCPKLPTCARQVHVVNPAHAFHSGCHITNNPHVWCVDSGATTHMTPSSSILDSHTPYTGTDKVTIGDGTNLAITHHGFTTLSNDIKLLDVLVVPFITKNLLSVSKLTNDNPVDILFSNESFLIQNRNTKAVLATGRKQHELYVLERGQKAFISNLYTRNLHGSYQLWHRRLGHFNFDVISLLNKLGNLTVTSILPTPRLCSTCQLSKMPVADLASLAFSNYDDTQVSFPVSSHPTDIPSSRPLSSSRASAYDFSTSTKLSDVPLSSGSNDDDKCNAPPSASFELSSSPKCKLCDEAHSDINCDTPPPTEPVPPSPQPATSMPTRCAITSTHPMVTRAKSGIFKPRHIVDIAQLTHTPLHHALLAAKQPRGFKSASKDPAWLSAMRDEMEALSRNHTWELVPRPKQSNVVGSKWVFHTKYNSDGFVDRLKARLVAQGFTQLPGIDYSETFSPMVKSSTVRIVLSLATLNKWPLHQLDVKNAFLNGYLTENVLMEQPRVSLIHVFHLIKFLIQQGFSCSQADPSLFVYKKGSCLLYLLVYVDDIILTGNNRDLIIKFISRLNVEFAIKDLGRLSYFLGLEVTYTDSGLFLSQTKYAHDILTRAKMLESKPIATPLETFEVITSTGVPFNDHTLYRSLVGALQYLTITRPDISYAVNQVSQFLQAPTIAHFNVVKRILRYV; from the exons ATGGATGCTTTTATTGGTCGATCCTTTTTCACCcgaaccttctcaaataacaaccATGGAAGAGGTCGTCGCAACAATAATCATTATTCTTTCTCAACTGGTCAAGGTCGTCGTGCCCCTCATTGTCAACTCTGCAGAACTAATGGACATTATGCGTCTGTTTGCCCTAAGTTACCAACCTGTGCTCGTCAGGTCCATGTTGTGAATCCGGCACATGCGTTTCATTCCGGTTGCCATATTACAAATAACCCACATGTTTGGTGTGTGGACTCTGGTGCTACAACTCACATGACACCATCATCTTCTATCTTGGATTCTCATACTCCATACACAGGTACTGATAAAGTAACTATAGGTGATGGTACGAATCTGGCCATTACTCATCATGGTTTTACTACTCTTTCTAACGATATCAAGTTGCTTGATGTACTTGTGGtaccttttattactaaaaatctGCTTTCGGTGAGCAAACTTACTAATGATAATCCAGTGGACATTTTATTCTCAAATGAGTCGTTTTTAATTCAGAACAGGAACACAAAAGCGGTTCTTGCTACAGGTAGAAAGCAACACGAGTTATATGTACTTGAGCGAGGGCAAAAGGCATTTATTTCAAACTTATATACTCGCAATTTACATGGATCATATCAGCTTTGGCATCGTCGACTAGGGCATTTCAATTTTGATGTTATTTCCTTACTGAATAAGTTAGGAAACTTGACGGTTACATCTATTTTACCGACACCACGTTTATGTTCAACATGTCAACTTTCTAAAA TGCCAGTTGCCGATCTTGCATCATTGGCATTCTCAAATTATGATGATACACAGGTCTCCTTCCCGGTCTCTTCTCATCCTACTGATATTCCTTCATCACGGCCATTATCATCATCAAGAGCATCTGCTTATGATTTTTCTACTTCAACTAAGCTATCTGATGTTCCTTTGTCATCAGGAAGTAATGACGATGATAAATGTAATGCTCCTCCATCTGCTTCCTTTGAACTTTCATCATCTCCTAAATGCAAATTGTGTGATGAAGCTCATTCGGATATTAATTGTGACACTCCACCACCTACAGAACCTGTCCCACCATCACCACAACCTGCTACTTCAATGCCTACCCGATGTGCTATAACTTCTACTCATCCTATGGTTACACGTGCGAAATCTGGTATTTTCAAGCCTCGACATATTGTTGATATTGCTCAGTTGACGCACACTCCTCTTCATCATGCGTTACTTGCTGCCAAGCAACCTCGAGGGTTCAAATCAGCTTCAAAGGATCCCGCATGGTTGAGTGCAATGCGTGATGAGATGGAAGCCTTGTCGCGAAATCATACTTGGGAGCTTGTTCCTCGACCCAAGCAATCGAACGTGGTAGGCTCCAAGTGGGTTTTTCATACAAAATATAATTCAGATGGTTTTGTTGATCGCTTAAAAGCTCGTTTAGTTGCTCAAGGATTTACACAATTACCAGGCATTGACTATTCGGAAACCTTTAGCCCCATGGTGAAATCATCCACTGTTCGCATCGTACTTTCACTCGCCACTCTCAACAAATGGCCTCTTCATCAACTTGATGTGAAAAATGCATTCTTAAATGGTTATCTTACAGAGAATGTTCTTATGGAGCAGCCCCGGGTTTCGTTGATTCACGTTTTCCATCTCAT CAAGTTTCTCATTCAACAAGGGTTCTCATGTAGTCAAGCCGATCCATCCTTATTTGTTTACAAGAAAGGCTCATGTCTACTTTATCTTCTCGTTTACGTGGACGACATTATCCTAACTGGTAATAATCGTGATCTTATTATAAAGTTCATCTCTCGACTTAATGTTGAATTCGCTATTAAAGATCTTGGACGTCTAAGCTATTTTCTTGGACTTGAAGTTACCTACACGGATTCTGGATTGTTTCTCAGTCAGACAAAATATGCACATGATATTTTGACTCGTGCCAAGATGCTTGAATCTAAACCGATTGCTACTCCATTGGAAACTTTTGAGGTTATCACATCTACAGGTGTTCCTTTTAATGATCATACGCTCTATCGTTCTCTTGTCGGAGCATTGCAATATTTAACTATTACTCGCCCCGACATCTCATATGCCGTTAATCAGGTTAGCCAGTTTCTACAGGCCCCTACGATTGCTCACTTTAATGTCGTGAAGCGTATTCTTCGATATGTTTAA
- the LOC139848782 gene encoding uncharacterized protein has product MENACKMFDFIIDDSDDEKVVNFIKNLTEEEVEREASSSRVPRTRGYIARDREDAAMRERPDAVGRQSLTILQKCTAAIRQMAYGTTPDMFDEYIKIGEKMAALCLDNFCRCVFHLFAPVYLRKPTADDTAPLYNFHEQKHGLPGMLGSIDCIHW; this is encoded by the exons ATGGAAAATGCATGCAAAATGTTCGATTTTATCATTGATGATTCCGATGATGAAAAGGTGGTTAATTTTATTAAGAATTTAACGGAAGAAGAGGTGGAGAGAGAAGCGAGTAGTTCACGAGTCCCTCGAACACGGGGTTATATTGCAAGGGATCGTGAAGATGCGGCTATGAG GGAACGTCCAGACGCAGTTGGTCGTCAAAGTTTGACGATCCTACAAAAGTGCACCGCGGCCATACGTCAAATGGCGTATGGAACTACACCAGATATGTTTGACGAATATATAAAAATTGGTGAGAAAATGGCTGCTTTATGTCTAGATAATTTTTGTAGATGCGTATTTCATTTGTTTGCTCCCGTGTATTTGAGAAAACCAACCGCCGATGATACTGCCCCACTTTATAATTTTCACGAACAAAAACATGGTCTACCGGGTATGCTCGGTAGTATAGATTGTATACATTGGTAA